In Desulfovibrio gilichinskyi, a genomic segment contains:
- a CDS encoding asparaginase, producing the protein MSKNNISGEVVLIFTGGTIGMSEEPEAGGVVPGGNFTKLISEITPDDKDITIRPVLWSDVPSPHMSPEMMLKLAHDVDSYLAEDQVLGAVILHGTDLMAETAYALDISVNSPKPVILTGAMRYFNESGYDGIRNLMDAVRVCLLPPPKGADVILQMADKLFAAKNAIKSSSLNVDPFIGQNTGRIGFISGESVILTRADSHRRPRFSFPITGVNSNVHLVGCHPGMNSIILEKLLETGVKGIVLEGFGAGNTPPGLVSGVEKCIAAGVIVVLCTRCVEGGVWPIYAYPGGAAYLKQKGVITAGGLSALKATLLLQFLIGSNRPLEQIKTIFAEESV; encoded by the coding sequence ATGTCCAAAAATAATATTTCAGGCGAAGTTGTCCTCATATTCACCGGCGGCACAATCGGAATGAGTGAAGAACCTGAGGCCGGAGGGGTTGTTCCGGGTGGAAACTTCACCAAACTGATTTCAGAAATTACTCCTGACGATAAAGACATCACGATCCGTCCGGTGCTTTGGTCGGATGTTCCAAGCCCGCACATGTCCCCTGAAATGATGCTTAAACTGGCTCACGACGTTGATTCATATCTTGCTGAAGATCAGGTTCTCGGCGCAGTTATTCTGCATGGTACAGACCTTATGGCTGAAACAGCATACGCGCTCGACATATCCGTGAACTCCCCGAAACCGGTAATTCTGACCGGAGCCATGCGCTACTTCAACGAATCAGGGTATGACGGGATACGCAATCTGATGGACGCAGTCAGAGTATGCCTGCTGCCACCGCCGAAAGGAGCAGACGTTATCCTTCAAATGGCCGACAAACTTTTTGCAGCCAAGAACGCCATCAAATCCAGTTCCCTGAATGTTGACCCGTTTATAGGTCAAAATACAGGCAGAATAGGGTTTATATCCGGAGAATCAGTTATTCTGACAAGAGCAGACTCCCACAGAAGGCCGCGTTTCTCTTTCCCGATCACAGGTGTGAATTCAAATGTTCATCTGGTCGGCTGTCATCCGGGGATGAATTCAATAATTTTGGAAAAATTATTGGAAACAGGTGTAAAAGGAATCGTGCTTGAAGGATTCGGGGCAGGCAACACTCCTCCGGGACTGGTCTCAGGCGTTGAAAAATGCATTGCGGCCGGAGTTATCGTAGTTCTCTGTACAAGATGTGTTGAAGGCGGAGTATGGCCCATCTATGCATACCCCGGCGGAGCTGCGTATTTAAAACAGAAAGGAGTGATTACAGCCGGAGGACTTTCTGCGCTTAAGGCCACTCTGCTGTTGCAATTTTTGATCGGAAGCAATCGCCCGTTAGAACAGATTAAAACAATTTTTGCTGAAGAAAGCGTTTAG
- a CDS encoding leucyl aminopeptidase, whose amino-acid sequence MEFNIVVEPASTWSSDAVIFFAFKDAEDFLPGFSRWMATEADWVAGSPGLQDFTGALGSTTVIYGSSTSIPRVVLVGLGDKNEFGVEQFCQAVSSVFCKCRELKFRIVGAPLVAFEGIVLEDMHEHFVVAAMSGLYAYDEFKSKKEENGTLPKTVRLLTDVEPLDTFVETIHKGQAVGAAVSYARDLVNSPPNIANPVFLAEEAKKLAKKYDFKFKALKRKEIIDKGMGAYASVFKGSVDEPRLITLEYCPKGREGDKPLVLIGKGVTFDTGGISLKPTGHIEDMKCDMAGAAAILGFFKALGELNPDLPVVGILPCADNMPDGLATRPGEVVTSLSGKTIEILNTDAEGRLLLCDALAYSKQFEPAAIIDLATLTGGCIVAFGWSVAAVMDNSPKLENLIIESGMRVGERFWPMPLWDIYKEELKSDVADLKNVGSREGMTIHAGMFLKEFVPENVPWAHLDIAGPAWRQKKTATLTAGGTGFGVRTLIELLSQIDLEDI is encoded by the coding sequence ATGGAATTTAATATTGTTGTAGAGCCTGCATCCACATGGTCTTCCGATGCGGTTATTTTTTTCGCGTTTAAGGATGCAGAGGATTTTCTGCCGGGATTTTCCCGCTGGATGGCAACAGAAGCAGACTGGGTTGCCGGTTCTCCGGGCCTTCAGGATTTCACGGGAGCACTTGGCAGTACAACGGTTATTTACGGTTCTTCCACTTCAATCCCGCGGGTTGTGCTTGTAGGACTTGGAGATAAGAATGAATTTGGAGTTGAGCAGTTCTGTCAGGCTGTTTCCTCAGTATTCTGCAAATGCCGTGAGCTGAAATTTCGAATTGTCGGAGCTCCGCTGGTAGCATTTGAAGGCATTGTCCTTGAGGATATGCATGAACATTTCGTAGTTGCGGCAATGAGCGGTCTTTATGCGTATGACGAGTTTAAAAGTAAAAAAGAAGAAAATGGAACACTTCCTAAAACAGTCAGGCTGCTGACAGACGTTGAGCCTCTTGATACGTTTGTTGAAACTATTCATAAAGGTCAGGCTGTCGGAGCGGCTGTTTCCTATGCCCGCGATTTAGTAAATTCTCCTCCTAATATTGCAAATCCGGTGTTTCTGGCCGAAGAAGCAAAGAAACTTGCAAAAAAATACGATTTTAAATTCAAGGCACTGAAACGCAAAGAGATTATTGATAAAGGAATGGGGGCATATGCTTCTGTATTTAAGGGAAGCGTAGACGAACCGCGGCTTATTACTCTTGAGTATTGTCCTAAAGGCCGAGAAGGGGACAAGCCTTTGGTCTTGATAGGTAAAGGCGTTACTTTTGATACCGGAGGGATTTCTCTTAAGCCTACAGGGCATATTGAGGATATGAAGTGTGATATGGCAGGCGCTGCGGCAATACTCGGATTTTTCAAAGCACTTGGAGAACTCAATCCTGATTTGCCTGTAGTCGGCATACTTCCTTGCGCTGATAATATGCCTGATGGCTTGGCAACCCGTCCCGGTGAGGTTGTGACTTCGCTTTCCGGTAAGACTATCGAAATTTTAAATACTGATGCCGAGGGCCGTCTTTTGCTTTGTGATGCCTTGGCGTATTCAAAACAGTTCGAGCCGGCGGCTATAATTGATCTCGCCACTCTCACAGGCGGGTGCATAGTTGCTTTCGGCTGGAGCGTTGCTGCTGTGATGGATAATTCTCCTAAACTTGAAAATCTTATTATTGAATCAGGCATGAGAGTCGGTGAAAGATTCTGGCCTATGCCGCTTTGGGATATTTATAAAGAAGAGCTTAAGAGTGATGTGGCAGATCTTAAAAATGTCGGATCACGCGAAGGAATGACTATTCATGCCGGAATGTTTTTGAAAGAGTTTGTGCCTGAAAATGTACCTTGGGCCCATCTTGATATTGCCGGACCTGCTTGGCGGCAGAAAAAAACAGCAACACTGACTGCCGGCGGAACAGGATTCGGAGTTAGAACTTTAATCGAACTTCTTTCTCAAATAGATTTGGAAGATATTTAA
- the thyX gene encoding FAD-dependent thymidylate synthase — MPEKDLRVELLTMTPNALELIYASFRQCYYAGFTADMWPRLISGDIEKEKQDAFVSKILESGHDSPIEHVSFTFAVEGISRACSHQIVRHRIASYSQQSQRYVAENDMDYIIPPAIKKIPEARERFEKFMEEVGSAYKDLREILVAAGRESKANEDARFVLPQAAETKIVITMNCRSLMHFFNLRCCQRAQWEVRILADKMLKLCKESLPAIFRNGGARCEQLGYCPEAERFACGKYPTLKELTERK; from the coding sequence ATGCCTGAGAAAGATTTACGAGTTGAATTGTTAACTATGACCCCTAATGCCCTTGAACTTATCTATGCTTCGTTCAGGCAGTGCTATTATGCCGGTTTTACAGCGGACATGTGGCCGCGGCTTATAAGCGGAGATATAGAAAAGGAAAAGCAGGATGCCTTTGTTTCCAAAATTCTTGAATCAGGACACGACAGCCCCATTGAGCATGTCAGCTTTACGTTTGCTGTAGAGGGGATTTCCAGAGCCTGTTCTCATCAGATCGTACGGCATCGCATTGCGTCCTATTCGCAGCAGAGCCAGCGTTATGTTGCTGAGAATGATATGGATTACATCATCCCTCCGGCAATTAAAAAGATTCCTGAAGCACGTGAACGTTTTGAAAAATTTATGGAAGAAGTGGGATCAGCATACAAAGATTTGCGCGAAATTCTTGTTGCTGCCGGGCGCGAGAGTAAAGCGAACGAGGATGCCAGATTTGTGCTGCCGCAGGCCGCGGAAACAAAGATAGTGATAACTATGAACTGTCGCTCGCTCATGCACTTTTTCAACTTGCGTTGCTGTCAACGCGCACAATGGGAAGTCCGCATCCTGGCAGATAAAATGCTGAAGCTTTGTAAGGAAAGTCTGCCGGCAATTTTCCGCAACGGCGGGGCCAGATGTGAGCAGCTGGGGTATTGCCCTGAAGCTGAAAGATTTGCATGCGGTAAATATCCCACCTTGAAAGAGCTGACTGAAAGGAAGTAG
- a CDS encoding DnaA N-terminal domain-containing protein — protein MNSDLWHSIKKKLKVRINPVLVKVWVDPLSARYEDGVVQITAPNEFVMNWVQEHLLGTIKDAAQEVLSTEVGVTIALQDNALGELKDSEFITDVTAYYAVEDILKSINRMKDIVHTRYGISPIEFSGLTEKKSLPEIKLEDQSFDSILDAVLEAFAVNFREIMEQETDHATLARRALYYLCFRYGIPPEEVALNMDCTVSDVKFGAAELEEEIEFAIDNGDNLDELLLRLFKKD, from the coding sequence ATGAATTCCGATTTGTGGCATTCGATTAAGAAAAAATTAAAGGTCCGCATTAATCCCGTTCTGGTTAAGGTTTGGGTTGATCCCCTTTCCGCCAGATATGAAGATGGTGTAGTCCAAATCACTGCGCCTAATGAATTTGTAATGAATTGGGTACAAGAACATCTTTTAGGAACTATAAAAGATGCGGCTCAGGAAGTGCTTTCCACCGAAGTGGGGGTGACTATAGCTCTTCAGGATAATGCGCTAGGTGAGCTGAAAGATTCTGAATTCATTACGGATGTTACAGCATATTACGCTGTGGAAGATATCTTGAAAAGTATCAATCGAATGAAAGATATTGTTCATACTCGGTACGGAATAAGTCCTATTGAATTTTCCGGTCTGACTGAGAAAAAATCTTTACCTGAGATTAAACTTGAAGATCAATCATTTGATTCTATTCTTGACGCTGTTTTGGAAGCTTTTGCAGTAAATTTCAGAGAGATAATGGAGCAGGAAACTGACCATGCAACTCTTGCCAGACGGGCTTTGTACTATCTTTGTTTCAGATATGGCATTCCGCCTGAAGAAGTAGCTTTGAATATGGATTGTACTGTTTCAGATGTTAAATTCGGCGCAGCTGAACTTGAAGAAGAAATAGAGTTTGCAATTGATAACGGTGATAATTTGGATGAGCTTCTGTTGAGGCTTTTCAAAAAAGATTAA
- a CDS encoding chromosomal replication initiator protein DnaA, translating into MMTDSWNKILKFLEKGLNPGLFKVWIKPLKAEVSNNSIKLYAPNEFVAAWVRDRLLDNITEAGTQVLGARPKVEVGVNKVADKPAGLVRPKSPQQVQTSMGLPMMRPSITARVPRWRFSFDDFVVGDSNQLACAASKSLCDNSLPGDQLFLSSTPGLGKTHLLHSIGQGLCATSNKQHVSIACLTAEEFANRMVMALKAGEISRFKSEFRDNVDCLLLEDVHFFQGKHKMQDEILETLKCLQLRGSKVVMTSSFLPRELEKVDPQLVSRFCSGLLAVIATPDFETRKRIVQSKAIRLGTQVPDSISELLADRITTDVRQLESCLQNLVLKARLLNRNLTQELAWQVLENYSVENKNPSYDSIVEHICRSYDISTDQLRSKSRKRQVVLARNTAFFLARKYTELSLKDIGERLGRRHSTVIKGITNVEREISLQTPLGRQLQDTVARLTP; encoded by the coding sequence ATGATGACAGACAGCTGGAACAAAATTTTAAAATTTCTTGAGAAAGGGCTTAACCCCGGTCTATTCAAAGTTTGGATCAAACCTTTGAAGGCTGAAGTTAGCAATAACTCCATTAAGCTATATGCTCCTAATGAGTTTGTTGCTGCGTGGGTTAGAGACCGACTTTTAGACAATATTACCGAGGCAGGGACCCAGGTTCTTGGCGCTCGTCCAAAGGTTGAAGTTGGTGTTAACAAGGTTGCTGATAAGCCTGCCGGTTTAGTGCGCCCTAAAAGCCCGCAACAGGTGCAAACAAGCATGGGGCTTCCCATGATGCGCCCGTCGATAACTGCGAGAGTTCCGCGCTGGCGTTTTTCGTTCGATGACTTTGTCGTTGGAGATTCAAACCAGCTGGCATGTGCCGCATCGAAAAGCCTTTGCGATAATTCTCTGCCTGGAGATCAGCTGTTCCTGAGCTCAACTCCCGGGCTTGGAAAAACTCATTTACTGCACTCGATCGGTCAGGGGCTATGTGCTACCAGTAATAAGCAGCATGTTTCCATTGCCTGCCTTACAGCTGAAGAATTTGCCAATAGAATGGTCATGGCTCTAAAGGCCGGCGAAATATCAAGGTTCAAATCCGAATTCAGAGATAATGTTGATTGTCTTCTTCTTGAGGATGTTCATTTTTTTCAAGGCAAGCACAAGATGCAGGATGAGATTCTTGAAACTTTGAAATGCTTGCAGCTCCGCGGCTCAAAAGTTGTTATGACAAGTTCTTTTCTACCTCGCGAACTTGAAAAAGTTGATCCGCAGTTGGTATCCAGATTTTGCTCAGGCCTTTTAGCTGTTATCGCTACTCCTGATTTTGAGACTAGAAAACGCATTGTGCAGAGCAAAGCTATCCGGCTTGGTACTCAGGTGCCTGATTCTATATCAGAACTGCTGGCAGACCGTATTACAACGGATGTGAGACAGCTTGAAAGTTGTCTGCAGAACCTTGTTCTCAAAGCAAGATTGCTCAATAGAAATCTGACACAGGAATTAGCTTGGCAGGTCCTTGAGAATTATTCCGTGGAAAATAAGAATCCAAGCTATGACTCAATTGTTGAGCATATCTGTCGTTCTTACGATATTTCCACTGATCAGCTTCGTTCCAAAAGCCGGAAACGTCAGGTTGTTCTGGCCAGGAATACAGCTTTCTTTCTTGCTCGCAAATATACCGAACTATCTTTGAAAGATATTGGCGAAAGGCTCGGCCGCAGACATTCAACCGTGATTAAAGGGATTACTAATGTTGAACGGGAAATTTCTTTGCAAACACCTCTTGGCAGGCAGTTGCAGGATACCGTTGCCCGCTTAACTCCATAG
- the typA gene encoding translational GTPase TypA, protein MKKTTNDHIRNIAIIAHVDHGKTTLVDGMFKQSGLFREGQLVDDRVMDSMDLERERGITIAAKNCAVNWKGTKINIIDTPGHADFGGEVERSLSMADGAILLVDASEGPLPQTRFVLKKALEAGLKVIVVVNKIDRGDARPTEVLDEVYDLFIDLDANEEQLEFPVMYAIGRDGIAQHTLEEKGENLHPLMDMVVSHIPGPSYDEDEPFQMLVSDLGYSDYLGRLAIGKVIHGSTEQNVPLACMNEHGQTVPLKLTKVQTYVGLTFAETDIAHPGDIVVVSGIEAITIGDTICTREAPKALPRITVDEPTVSMRFGINTSPMAGLEGKLVQSSKIRERLEKETLLNVAVKIEESEYRDSFIVKGRGEFQLAILIETMRREGFELTVGRPEVIFKTENGKKLEPMEQVFIDCEDAFMGVVTEKLSSRKAQMANLVNNGKGRVRMEFSAPSRSLIGYRDEFLTDTKGTGIMNTLFAGYSDYRGDFPSRYTGSLVSDRAGKAVAYAIFNLEPRGEMFVRPGDPVYEGMIVGEHNKDTDININPTKEKKLSNMRASGKDEAVTLTPCRPMTLERAMHFITDDELVEVTPESIRLRKSELSIAKRHMARGKELKKK, encoded by the coding sequence GTGAAAAAAACTACTAACGATCATATTAGAAATATCGCTATTATAGCCCACGTTGACCATGGTAAAACAACCTTGGTTGACGGAATGTTCAAGCAGAGCGGACTTTTCCGCGAAGGCCAGCTTGTTGATGACAGAGTCATGGACAGCATGGACCTTGAACGTGAACGCGGGATTACCATCGCAGCTAAAAACTGTGCTGTTAACTGGAAAGGAACAAAAATCAACATCATCGATACCCCCGGCCATGCCGACTTCGGCGGTGAAGTTGAACGTTCTTTGAGCATGGCTGACGGAGCAATCCTTTTAGTTGATGCTTCCGAAGGACCGCTTCCGCAGACAAGATTCGTATTGAAAAAAGCTCTAGAAGCCGGCCTTAAAGTCATCGTTGTTGTCAACAAAATTGACCGCGGTGATGCTCGCCCTACTGAAGTTCTTGACGAAGTATACGACCTGTTCATCGACCTTGACGCTAACGAAGAACAACTTGAATTTCCTGTTATGTACGCAATCGGCAGAGACGGTATCGCTCAGCATACTCTTGAAGAAAAAGGTGAAAACCTTCATCCTCTCATGGACATGGTTGTATCGCATATCCCCGGACCTTCCTACGATGAAGACGAACCTTTCCAGATGCTTGTCTCCGACCTCGGTTACTCAGACTACCTCGGACGTCTTGCAATCGGTAAAGTAATCCATGGTTCCACTGAGCAAAACGTACCACTTGCCTGCATGAACGAGCATGGCCAGACCGTTCCGCTGAAACTTACCAAAGTACAGACATACGTCGGACTTACTTTCGCTGAAACAGATATTGCCCATCCCGGTGATATTGTTGTTGTTTCAGGTATTGAAGCGATTACTATCGGTGACACTATCTGTACCAGAGAAGCTCCTAAAGCTCTTCCAAGAATCACAGTTGATGAACCGACTGTATCCATGCGCTTCGGAATCAACACTTCTCCAATGGCCGGACTCGAAGGCAAACTCGTTCAGTCTTCTAAAATTCGTGAAAGACTCGAAAAAGAAACACTGCTGAACGTTGCTGTCAAAATTGAAGAAAGCGAATACAGAGACAGTTTCATAGTTAAAGGACGCGGAGAATTCCAGTTAGCTATCCTTATTGAAACTATGCGCCGTGAAGGTTTTGAGCTTACCGTTGGAAGACCTGAAGTTATCTTCAAAACAGAAAACGGCAAGAAACTTGAACCTATGGAACAGGTTTTCATCGACTGTGAAGATGCATTCATGGGCGTAGTTACTGAAAAACTTTCTTCCAGAAAAGCACAAATGGCCAATCTCGTTAACAACGGTAAAGGTCGTGTCCGCATGGAATTTTCAGCACCATCACGCTCACTCATCGGTTACCGTGATGAGTTCCTGACCGACACCAAGGGAACTGGAATCATGAACACTCTGTTCGCCGGATACTCCGACTACAGAGGTGATTTCCCTTCACGTTACACAGGTTCTCTTGTTTCTGACCGCGCCGGTAAAGCTGTTGCTTACGCAATCTTCAACCTTGAACCTCGCGGTGAAATGTTCGTTAGACCTGGTGATCCAGTATACGAAGGAATGATTGTAGGTGAGCACAACAAGGATACTGATATTAATATCAATCCTACCAAAGAAAAGAAGCTCTCCAACATGCGCGCATCCGGTAAAGATGAAGCTGTAACTCTTACACCATGCAGACCTATGACTCTTGAAAGAGCTATGCATTTCATCACCGATGATGAATTGGTAGAAGTCACACCTGAGTCAATCAGACTGCGCAAATCTGAGCTTTCCATCGCTAAACGCCACATGGCACGCGGTAAAGAGCTTAAAAAGAAATAG